The Lutibacter sp. A64 genome segment CCGTGTCTTTGTAATCTAATTTTTACTGGCATTTTGTTTTAATTTTTAAGGTTCTCGACCTTGGTTATAAATTTTAAGTTTGCAAATATACTTAGTTATTTTAATATATTTAGTTAAAAAGCATAAAAGTTTGATTTTCAAAAGAAAAGTAAAAAAATAAATTTTAAAAGACTCATTTTCAACCTCTAATCCTTTTCACTTTTAAACTAACCCAGTAAATCCTAAAAATGCTAAAGACAACAATCCGGCTACTAATAAGTTAATTGGCACTCCTTTCATTCCTTTTGGGATATTTGCTAATTCTAAATGTTCTCTAACACTTGCAAAAAGAATTAATGCCAATCCAAAACCAATAGAGTTAGAAACTGCAAAGAATACTGCTTTTAGCAAACTTCCACCATCTAAACCTAAAGCTAAAATTGCAACACCTAATACAGCACAGTTAGTTGTAATTAAAGGTAAAAAAACACCTAATGCTTGGTATAAAGGCGGACTCACTTTTTTAAGAATAATTTCTACCATTTGCACCAATGCGGCTATTACCAATATAAATGTTATAGTTCTTAAATAATCCAATCCGGCAGGAACTAATATAAATTCGTGTAATAAATAGGTTACCATTGTTGCCAACGTCATTACAAATAAAACAGCTCCAGACATACCAACTGAAGTTGATACTTTACTTGAAACTCCTAAAAACGGACAAATTCCTAAAAATTGTGATAATACAATGTTGTTTACAAAAACAGCTGCAATTAAAATAATAATATAATCCATCTTCTAAATTGTTTTTGTTGTTAATTTATTAAATAAAACTGTTAAATATGCCAAGGCAATAAATGCTCCAGGAGGTAAAATAAATAAAATAAATGTATTTGCATCTTCTGCTACAAATTTAAATCCAAAAATGCTTCCACTTCCTAATATTTCGCGTACTGCACCTAATGCCGTTAAGGCTATTACAAATCCTAAGCCCATTCCTAAAGCATCTATAATAGATGATAAAACATTGTTTTTAGAAGCAAAGGCTTCAGCCCTTCCTAATATTAAACAGTTTACAACAATTAATGGAATAAAGATTCCTAATTGCTCGTATAAAAAAGGAACAAACGCTTCTAAAACCATTTCAACAATAGTTACAAACGATGCTATAATTATAATAAAAGCTGGAATACGTACTTTACTTGGTATTTGTGTTTTTACTAATGAAACCACAATATTAGACATTAATAACACAAATAATGTTGCAAGTCCCATTCCCAATCCATTAAATGCAGAAGATGTTACACCCAAGGTTGGGCACATACCTAACAGCATTACAAAAATTGGATTTTCTTCCACAATTCCTTTTAAGAAATTCTGGGTTTGATTTACTTGTTCAGCCATAATTCTTAATTTTTAAGTTCTTTAAGTCCTTCATTATTTTTCACAAACTCATTATAAGCCATTTGTACAGCCTCACCAAAAGCACGAGAAGTTATAGTAGCACCGGTTAAAGCATCAACTTCTCCTCCATCTTTTGTTACTTTTAAATTATATGTTGAAGGATTTTGCTCTCTAAATTGAGCCAAGAATTTTTCATCTTTCATTTTAGTACCCAATCCTGGAGTTTCTTTTTGTTCTAAAACGGCTATATTTTTTATAGTTCCATCAGGTGTAAATCCAATCATAATTTTAATAAGTCCGCTAAAACCTTTTTCTGAAGAACCTATAACAGCCGCGCCTACAAAAGCATTATTTTTAAACGCAGGATATACCTCTACAGAATCTTTTGAAAATTCTGACGCTACCAATCGCACTTCTTCAACAGGATTATTATCAAATTCTGGCAATACTTGTTTTAACGCAGTTACTTTTCGTTCAATTTTACCTTTTTCAATAGGACCAACAGTTAATTCGTTTACATATCCTAATGAAAAGCCTGATATTATGGTAATCACAAATAATGATACCACCATATTCATAAATGTATCTTTCTTTTTACTCATAATTACACAATTTTAGATTTGATTTTTGAACCAAATCTTCTTGGTTTAAAATACGTATTGATTAGCGGAACAAATGCATTCATAATTAAAATTGCGAATGAAACTCCTTCTGGATACGCCCCAAACAATCTAATTACAACCGTAATTACAGCAATACCAATTGCAAAAATTACCATTCCTTTTTTTGTCATAGGACTGGTAACCATATCTGTTGCCATAAAAAAGGCTCCTAAAATTGCACCTCCAGATAATATATGAATTAAAGGACTTGCATAACTTTCTGGATCTATTAGCCAAAAAATACCGGTCATAACAGCCATTGTAACTAAAATTGTTACTGGAATATGCCAGGTTATTACTTTTCTAATCAATAAATAAATTCCACCTAACAGTAATGCAAAAGCAGACATTTCACCAATTGAACCACCCGAAATACCTAAAAACATCTCTAAGTTTGAAGGAAGATTTGCACTAATATTAGTCATAGTATCACCAAACATTAAACCTTCTTTTATCATTCCTAATGGTGTTGCACCTGTAACCGCATCAGCAATTGTAGTATTATTTTCAACGGCTGTTGGCCACATAGTCATTTGCACTGGAAAAGATACCAATAAAAATACCCGTCCAACTAATGCCGGATTAAATATATTGAATCCTAAACCACCAAAAGACATTTTTCCAATTCCAATAGCTACTAAACTACCAACTAAAATCATCCAGATTGGCAATCCTGCTGGTAAATTAAATGCCAATAAAATCCCTGTAATTAATGCTGAACCATCTCCAATGGTTATTTCAGATTTTAATAAATATTTTTGAATTAAATATTCAAACAGCAAACAAGAAGCTACTGCAACCGCTGTAAGAATTAATGCGCTTATTCCGAATACATATAGCGAAACTAAAAATGCTGGAATTAAAGCGATAACCACATCATACATTACTTTTTTTGATGTTTTAGCCGAATGTACGTGCGGTGAGGCCGATATTATAATAGGTTGACTCATGTTAATTTTTAGAAGTTGATAATTTTTTAACAATATTTTTTCCGTAACGGATATAATCTAGCAAAGGTCTATGCGAAGGACAAACATAACTACACGAGCCACATTCTATACACGTCATAATATCTTCTTCCGAAGCTTTTTCGTACATTCCTTTTTCTGTTAAATTCATTAATAAATGTGGTTCTAATCCCATTGGACAAACAGAAACACATTCGCCACATCTAATACAGTTTTTGGCTTTTCCTCTACTTGCTTCCTCTTCAGAAATAACTAAAATTCCTGAGGTTCCTTTGGTTACAGGCACATCTGTATTTTTAATAGCTTTCCCCATCATTGGTCCACCATTTACTACTTTTCGAGTACCTTCTGGCAATCCACCAACTTCAGCAATTAAATCTTTAATTGGCGTTCCTATTTTAACCCAAAAATTAGCTGGATGTTCCATTTTTTTACCTGTAACAGTAACAACGCGTTCCATTAAAGGTTTATCGTGTTGAACCGCTTCATACACAGCAAAAACAGTTCCTACATTATTCACAATTACGCCAACATCTAAAGGCAAACCATTTTTAGGAACTTCTCTGCCTAAAATAGCTTGAACTAATTGTTTTTCACCACCTTGAGGATATTTAACTTGCAGTGCTGCAACTTGAATTCCTGGTTCGTTTACTGTTAACTCTTTAAATTGATTTATGGCATCCTTTTTATTATTTTCAATACCTATAACTGCTCTTTCAATATGTAAAGCCTTCATTAAAATTTTAATTCCAACAATAATTTCCGCTGTTTTTTCAAGCATTAATCTATGATCGGCGGTTAAATATGGCTCACATTCTACTCCATTTATAATTAAGTAATCTAACTTAGTACCTTCTTTTACATTCAATTTTACATGTGAAGGAAATGTTGCACCTCCTAAACCAACAACACCATAATCTGAAATACGTTTTATTATATCTTTTGGTTCTAATAAAATTTCTGTTTTTAAAGGATATTCTTTTTCTTCAAAATTACTTTCGTTTTTAGCATCGGTTCTAATAACTATACATTGCTTTTTATAACCACTTGTATCTATTATTTGATCTATTTTAGTAACCGTACCAGCAACTGGAGCATGGATATTTGAAGAAACAAATCCGCCAGATTTTGCAATTACCTGACCAATTTCAACTTTATCCTTTCTATCAACTACAATTTCTGCAGGAATTCCAATATGTTGAGCAATTGGTACAGTTACCACTTTTGGCAACGTCATTCTTTTAATTCCTATAGATGAAGTGATTTTATTTTCTGGAGGATGAATTCCTCCTTTTGAGAACGTTCTAATCATCCTTTTTAGGGTTTTCTAGTTCAACTTTAGCTTTTATTTCATTTTTAACAACAGCAACTTTCTCTACTTTAGCCTTTTCAGCTTTAACTTTTTCAGCTTCAACTTTATCAACAGCCTTTTCAATAATCTTTTTTGCAACAACTTTTTTAGGCTTTTTTTGCGGGAAATTTGTTGCAATAATAGAATGTGTTGGACAAACATCTACACATTTTCTACAAAGAGTACAAAGATCTGCATCTATATAAGCCAAATTGTTCTCTATTGTAATTGCACCTTTAGTACAAACATCTTCACATTTAGAACAACCAATACAAGCTACATTACAAGCTTTTTTTGCAATACCACCTTTGTCTTCATTTAAACACCCAACAAATACTTTTAAATCGCGTTTATTTTTCGGACGCATTTCTATAATATCTCTAGGACACGCTTTTACACAAGCTCCACAAGAAGTACATTTATCTGTAATAATTACTGGCAAACCTGTATCTTCGTCCATATACATGGCATCAAAATCACAAACTGCAACACAATCTCCATCTCCTAAACACCCATATTCACAATCGGTTTCACCACTATAAACCATAGCCGAAATAGCACAGGTTCTTGGCCCTTGATACTCTGTTGTTTTTGGTCGTACATCACAACCTCCTTGACAACGTACAACTGCCACTGTTGGCTCTCTCTCCACAACATCTTTTCCTAAAATTTCCGCCACTTGCTTCATTACATCATTTCCCCCTACCGGACAAAACAAATCTGAAATATCTTCTGAGCCAACTAATTTTTCAGCAAAAGATTTACAACCCGGAGAACCACAACCAGCACAATTTGCCCCTGGCAACACCTCATCAACTTCTGCAATTAAAGGATTTTCATATACATAAAACTTTTTAGAAACCACATACAGCACTACTGCAGCAATAACTCCTAAAGAGACTAACAACAAAACACTATATAAAACTGAATCTGTCATTCTTAATTAAATTTTAATATTGATACTTGAAATGCTTTCTGAAACTTATCTTTCGATACAAAAAGCATAAAATAATAAGGTACTAGAACAAAAAGTGATATTAAACCAGCAACCCATTCTTTAAAGAAAAAAGAGGCAATTATCAACACTACAAACATTAAGATAAAAGGAAACACATAAGCCCAAAAAACAGCTTTTAAACCCAATTCACGTTTTAACAAAACATCAACAGGTTCGTTTATTTTAAATGATTGATTCGAATTAATAATTTCTATTTCTTTGTCGTTAGATTCTGAAACGCCACAAGCAGATTGTGCTTTACAACCTTCACAATTAACATTACCTTTTAATGAAATAGTTATTTTTTTATCTGAAATTCTCGAAACAACCCCTTCGTGTTTTACTAAGTTATTTGTCTTATTTTTATAACTATCTAAATCCAACTGAGTCATAATCTACTTCTTCAATTTCTTTGCAGTAGTAAAATTACAGTTAAAAAATTGCATAAAAGATGACGAATGTTAGCCTTTAAATAAAAATTGTTTTTATAGCCTAATTTAACATTTTCATCTTTTATGTAAGAAAAACCAATTGGTTAACCACCTAACTAATATTAACATATAGTAATTGTTAATAAAAAAACCACTTAATAGATTTCTAAAAATATTAAAATTCATACTTTTAAAAATTGATTTTTCTCAAGCAATTTAATCTAGCACATGTTTTTAATATTTGATACAGAAACCACCGGTTTACCTAAGAAATGGAATGCACCAATATCAGACACAGATAATTGGCCTAGATGTATACAAATTGCCTGGCAATTACACAATGAGTATGGAGAACTTATAGATCAGCAAGATTATTTAATTAAACCCGAAGGCTATAATATACCTTATGATGCCGAGCAAATTCACGGAATTTCTACAGAATTAGCTGAAGAAAAAGGTGAAGATTTAGAAAAAGTTTTATATTTATTTAATGAAGCTTTATCAAAATCTAAATTTATTGTTGGTCAAAATGTAAAATTCGACCTTAATATTATGGGCTGTGAATACTACCGAAAAGATGTAGACACGCCTTTAGGTGATTTACCAGTTTTAGATACCTGTACCGAAACTACAGCCACTATGTGCCAAATTCCTGGAGGAAGAGGTGGTAAATTTAAACTCCCAACATTAACAGAATTACATCAATTTTTATTTAACACCCCGTTTGCAGAAGCACACAATGCAACTGCCGATGTTGAAGCAACTACACGTTGTTTTTTAGAATTAATTAGAAGACGCGCCTACACAAAGGAACAATTAGACGTTCCTGCAGATTACTTTCAACATTTTGATGCTAAAAACCCTTCAACAATAGATGTTATAGGTTTAAAGCATGTAAACTTAAAAAAAGAAAGTAAACGCTTAAGAAAGAAAGAAAAATCCGAAATTAATACTTCGGCACCTACAGCGGTTGAAATAAAAGATCTTAAAACCGCAAATTTTGCACATTTGCATTGCCATTCTCAATTTTCAATATTACAATCTACCTCTAGTGTAAGTAACCTTATTAATACTGCTATTAAAGATAATATGCCAGCTGTTGCAATTACAGACACTGGAAATATGATGGGGGCTTATAACTTTGTTAATGAAGCCATTGAGCACAATAATAAAATTGAAAAATTTAATGAAAATTTAAAAGAAGGAGAACAACCTAAACTACCTATTAAACCTATTTTAGGTTGTGAATTTTATGTCTGCGAAAACCACTTAGACAAATCTCACAAAGACAATGGTTATCAAATAGTTATTCTAGCTAAAAATAAAAACGGCTATCACAATTTAGCCAAAATGTCTTCAATCTCGCATACGCATGGTTTTTATTATGTACCTAGAATTGACAAAAAAATAATTGAACAATACAAAGAAGATTTAATTGTACTTTCAGGAAATTTATATGGAGAAATACCCAGTAAAATATTAAATGTTGGTGAAAAACAAGCTGAAGAAGCACTTCTTTGGTGGAAAGAGCAATTTGGCAACGATTTTTATTTAGAAGTAATGCGTCATGAGCAAGAAAACGAAAATCATGTAAACAATATATTAATTGAGTTTTCTAAAAAACATAACGTAAAATTAATTGCCACAAATAACACCTTTTATACTCGCAAAGATGAAGCAGAAGCACATGATGTTTTATTATGCGTAAAAGATGGTGAAAAAATGGCGACTCCTAAAGGAAGAGGAAGAGGCTTTAGATATGGTTTACCAAACAACCAATATTATTTTAAATCTCAGGATGAAATGAAATCTTTATTTAAAGATTTACCTGAAGCCATTACCAACATTCAAGAAATTATAGATCAAATAGAAGTTTACACTTTAAAAAGAGATGTTTTACTTCCAAAATTCGACATTCCTCAACAATTTGTAGATCCACAAGACGAAATAGATGGCGGTGTACGAGGTGAAAATGCCTATTTAAAACATTTAACTTTTGAAGGTGCTAAAATAAGGTATGGAGATGAGTTAGATGAAGATAAAATTGAACGCTTAAACTTTGAGCTTTCAATTATTGAAAAAACAGGTTATCCTGGTTATTTTTTAATTGTTTGGGATTTTATTAACGAAGCACGTAAAATGGGAGTTTCAGTTGGCCCAGGACGTGGATCAGCAGCCGGTTCAGCCGTTGCTTACTGTTTATGGATTACCAATATAGACCCTATTAAATACGATTTACTTTTTGAGCGTTTCTTAAATCCAGATCGTGTTTCATTACCCGATATCGATATTGACTTTGATGATGAAGGTAGACAAAGAGTTATTGAATTTGTAATTGAAAAATATGGCGCCAGTCAGGTTGCTCAAATAATTACTTACGGAACCATGGCTGCAAAATCTTCTATTAGAGATACAGCCAGAGCTTTGGATTTACCTTTGCATGAAGCCGATAGAATTGCCAAATTAATACCTGGTTTAAAACTGCAAAACATTTTTGGTGAAGACCCAAAAAGTATTGCAAAAGTAAAAGGTTTACGAGCCGAAGAACTTGAAAAAGTAGAAGAACTAAAAAGACTTTCTCAAGGTTCAAATTTAGAAGCCAAAACCATAAACCAAGCACGCGCATTAGAGGGGTCTGTTAGAAACACAGGTATTCATGCTTGTGGGGTTATAATTACACCTGAAAATATTACCAATTTAATTCCTGTTGCTACTGCCAAAGATTCTGACATGTACGTAACGCAATTCGACAACCATGTTGTTGAAAATGCTGGGTTATTAAAAATGGACTTTTTAGGATTAAAAACATTGACTTTAATTAAAGATACCGTTAAAATTATAAAAGCTAAACACGGTATTGAATTAAATCCAGATGATTTTCCTTTAGACGACCCTAAAACATACGAATTATTTCAAAAAGGTGAAACTATTGGTGTTTTTCAATATGAATCTCCTGGTATGCAAAAGCATATGAAATCGCTACAACCAACCGAGTTTGCCGATTTAATTGCAATGAATGCCTTGTACCGACCAGGTCCAATGGAATATATCCCTTCTTTTATCGATAGAAAGCATGGCCGTGAAGAAATCACCTACGATTTAGATGATATGGAAGAATACCTTAAGGAAACTTATGGTATTACAGTATATCAAGAGCAGGTAATGCTACTTTCTCAAAAACTAGCAGGCTTTACAAAAGGTGAAGCAGATATGCTACGTAAAGCAATGGGAAAAAAAATATTTGCTTTGCTAGAGAAATTGAAACCTAAATTTATTGAAGGTGGAAAAGCTAAAAATCACGACGAAAAAAAATTAGAGAAAATTTGGAAAGATTGGGAAGCATTTGCTGCCTACGCCTTTAACAAATCTCACTCTACTTGTTATGCTTATATTGCATACCAAACAGCCTATTTAAAAGCGCATTACCCTGCCGAATATATGGCTTCGGTTTTGTCTAATAATATGAACGACATTAAGCAAGTTACTTTCTTTATGGAAGAATGTAAACGTGCAGGAATCGCTGTTTTAGGTCCAGATGTAAACGAGTCTTATTATAAATTTGCCGTAAATAATGAAGGTGCTATTAGATTTGGAATGGGGGCAATAAAAGGTGTGGGAGCTGCTGCAGTTGATGCTATTGTTGAAGAACGTAAAAAAAATGGACCATTTACATCTATTTTCGATATTACAAAACGAGTAGATTTACGCGCTTGTAATAAAAAAGCTTTTGATGGATTAGCAATGGCTGGTGGTTTAGATTCTTTTAAAGATGTACATCGTGCTCAATACTATCAATTAGACGAAAAAGGTGTTACTTTTATTGAAAGAGCCATTAGATACGGTAATAAATACCAAGAAAATAAAAATTCGGCACAGGTTTCTTTATTTGGCGAAGCATCTGAAGTACAATTTCCTGAACCAGAAATTCCACATGCTGAAAAATGGGGAATGATGGAAGCACTCTCTAAAGAAAAAGAATTGGTTGGTATATATATTTCGGGTCATCCTTTAGATGATTTTAAAAATGAAATAAAATATTTTTGTAGTACACCCGTTTCTATTTTTAAAGAAGATTTAAGTAAATATATAGGTTCAAATCTGTCTTTTGCAGGAATTTTAACAAATGTGCAACATCGTGTTTCTCAAAATGGAAACGAATGGGCTTCTTTTGTAGTTCAA includes the following:
- a CDS encoding electron transport complex protein RnfA — translated: MDYIIILIAAVFVNNIVLSQFLGICPFLGVSSKVSTSVGMSGAVLFVMTLATMVTYLLHEFILVPAGLDYLRTITFILVIAALVQMVEIILKKVSPPLYQALGVFLPLITTNCAVLGVAILALGLDGGSLLKAVFFAVSNSIGFGLALILFASVREHLELANIPKGMKGVPINLLVAGLLSLAFLGFTGLV
- a CDS encoding RnfABCDGE type electron transport complex subunit E, which codes for MAEQVNQTQNFLKGIVEENPIFVMLLGMCPTLGVTSSAFNGLGMGLATLFVLLMSNIVVSLVKTQIPSKVRIPAFIIIIASFVTIVEMVLEAFVPFLYEQLGIFIPLIVVNCLILGRAEAFASKNNVLSSIIDALGMGLGFVIALTALGAVREILGSGSIFGFKFVAEDANTFILFILPPGAFIALAYLTVLFNKLTTKTI
- a CDS encoding RnfABCDGE type electron transport complex subunit G; the protein is MSKKKDTFMNMVVSLFVITIISGFSLGYVNELTVGPIEKGKIERKVTALKQVLPEFDNNPVEEVRLVASEFSKDSVEVYPAFKNNAFVGAAVIGSSEKGFSGLIKIMIGFTPDGTIKNIAVLEQKETPGLGTKMKDEKFLAQFREQNPSTYNLKVTKDGGEVDALTGATITSRAFGEAVQMAYNEFVKNNEGLKELKN
- a CDS encoding RnfABCDGE type electron transport complex subunit D; translation: MSQPIIISASPHVHSAKTSKKVMYDVVIALIPAFLVSLYVFGISALILTAVAVASCLLFEYLIQKYLLKSEITIGDGSALITGILLAFNLPAGLPIWMILVGSLVAIGIGKMSFGGLGFNIFNPALVGRVFLLVSFPVQMTMWPTAVENNTTIADAVTGATPLGMIKEGLMFGDTMTNISANLPSNLEMFLGISGGSIGEMSAFALLLGGIYLLIRKVITWHIPVTILVTMAVMTGIFWLIDPESYASPLIHILSGGAILGAFFMATDMVTSPMTKKGMVIFAIGIAVITVVIRLFGAYPEGVSFAILIMNAFVPLINTYFKPRRFGSKIKSKIV
- the rsxC gene encoding electron transport complex subunit RsxC produces the protein MIRTFSKGGIHPPENKITSSIGIKRMTLPKVVTVPIAQHIGIPAEIVVDRKDKVEIGQVIAKSGGFVSSNIHAPVAGTVTKIDQIIDTSGYKKQCIVIRTDAKNESNFEEKEYPLKTEILLEPKDIIKRISDYGVVGLGGATFPSHVKLNVKEGTKLDYLIINGVECEPYLTADHRLMLEKTAEIIVGIKILMKALHIERAVIGIENNKKDAINQFKELTVNEPGIQVAALQVKYPQGGEKQLVQAILGREVPKNGLPLDVGVIVNNVGTVFAVYEAVQHDKPLMERVVTVTGKKMEHPANFWVKIGTPIKDLIAEVGGLPEGTRKVVNGGPMMGKAIKNTDVPVTKGTSGILVISEEEASRGKAKNCIRCGECVSVCPMGLEPHLLMNLTEKGMYEKASEEDIMTCIECGSCSYVCPSHRPLLDYIRYGKNIVKKLSTSKN
- a CDS encoding Fe-S cluster domain-containing protein, whose amino-acid sequence is MTDSVLYSVLLLVSLGVIAAVVLYVVSKKFYVYENPLIAEVDEVLPGANCAGCGSPGCKSFAEKLVGSEDISDLFCPVGGNDVMKQVAEILGKDVVEREPTVAVVRCQGGCDVRPKTTEYQGPRTCAISAMVYSGETDCEYGCLGDGDCVAVCDFDAMYMDEDTGLPVIITDKCTSCGACVKACPRDIIEMRPKNKRDLKVFVGCLNEDKGGIAKKACNVACIGCSKCEDVCTKGAITIENNLAYIDADLCTLCRKCVDVCPTHSIIATNFPQKKPKKVVAKKIIEKAVDKVEAEKVKAEKAKVEKVAVVKNEIKAKVELENPKKDD
- a CDS encoding SoxR reducing system RseC family protein, which gives rise to MTQLDLDSYKNKTNNLVKHEGVVSRISDKKITISLKGNVNCEGCKAQSACGVSESNDKEIEIINSNQSFKINEPVDVLLKRELGLKAVFWAYVFPFILMFVVLIIASFFFKEWVAGLISLFVLVPYYFMLFVSKDKFQKAFQVSILKFN
- the dnaE gene encoding DNA polymerase III subunit alpha produces the protein MFLIFDTETTGLPKKWNAPISDTDNWPRCIQIAWQLHNEYGELIDQQDYLIKPEGYNIPYDAEQIHGISTELAEEKGEDLEKVLYLFNEALSKSKFIVGQNVKFDLNIMGCEYYRKDVDTPLGDLPVLDTCTETTATMCQIPGGRGGKFKLPTLTELHQFLFNTPFAEAHNATADVEATTRCFLELIRRRAYTKEQLDVPADYFQHFDAKNPSTIDVIGLKHVNLKKESKRLRKKEKSEINTSAPTAVEIKDLKTANFAHLHCHSQFSILQSTSSVSNLINTAIKDNMPAVAITDTGNMMGAYNFVNEAIEHNNKIEKFNENLKEGEQPKLPIKPILGCEFYVCENHLDKSHKDNGYQIVILAKNKNGYHNLAKMSSISHTHGFYYVPRIDKKIIEQYKEDLIVLSGNLYGEIPSKILNVGEKQAEEALLWWKEQFGNDFYLEVMRHEQENENHVNNILIEFSKKHNVKLIATNNTFYTRKDEAEAHDVLLCVKDGEKMATPKGRGRGFRYGLPNNQYYFKSQDEMKSLFKDLPEAITNIQEIIDQIEVYTLKRDVLLPKFDIPQQFVDPQDEIDGGVRGENAYLKHLTFEGAKIRYGDELDEDKIERLNFELSIIEKTGYPGYFLIVWDFINEARKMGVSVGPGRGSAAGSAVAYCLWITNIDPIKYDLLFERFLNPDRVSLPDIDIDFDDEGRQRVIEFVIEKYGASQVAQIITYGTMAAKSSIRDTARALDLPLHEADRIAKLIPGLKLQNIFGEDPKSIAKVKGLRAEELEKVEELKRLSQGSNLEAKTINQARALEGSVRNTGIHACGVIITPENITNLIPVATAKDSDMYVTQFDNHVVENAGLLKMDFLGLKTLTLIKDTVKIIKAKHGIELNPDDFPLDDPKTYELFQKGETIGVFQYESPGMQKHMKSLQPTEFADLIAMNALYRPGPMEYIPSFIDRKHGREEITYDLDDMEEYLKETYGITVYQEQVMLLSQKLAGFTKGEADMLRKAMGKKIFALLEKLKPKFIEGGKAKNHDEKKLEKIWKDWEAFAAYAFNKSHSTCYAYIAYQTAYLKAHYPAEYMASVLSNNMNDIKQVTFFMEECKRAGIAVLGPDVNESYYKFAVNNEGAIRFGMGAIKGVGAAAVDAIVEERKKNGPFTSIFDITKRVDLRACNKKAFDGLAMAGGLDSFKDVHRAQYYQLDEKGVTFIERAIRYGNKYQENKNSAQVSLFGEASEVQFPEPEIPHAEKWGMMEALSKEKELVGIYISGHPLDDFKNEIKYFCSTPVSIFKEDLSKYIGSNLSFAGILTNVQHRVSQNGNEWASFVVQDFSDSHEFRIFKDAYLNFKPYLYENAFRQIKVNIAAGWRNKDGVVGEPRINFTSIQILQDVLEKQSKKITFLLDITKINDTKIAELYKIFKQNEGSVPVDFIVFDMKDKIKLNLHSRSVKVKVTNEFLKILEEKNLRFKLN